A genomic region of Caenorhabditis elegans chromosome V contains the following coding sequences:
- the Y50D4A.1 gene encoding Fanconi-associated nuclease (Confirmed by transcript evidence), whose product MKLAKAPEYISPKKTDRHIFKHQEEHHFWPKLCDGLPHRPACTIKMRAISMMTSSFMENLEWSRLAEEIKAKLHTYETNDDLTMQKAQKLLEKGYAASHVAEILNVSNGKMSSMASKLRTLEARNDPTMIHAFYESTVYFGLKLKKLRRAITTNDDYRIESVRRKVRLEEIGLQLHISEQKCKDLLKIVIETIRTKYTESLEEAGLDEDEAWSKALALVDSRPPIEESQLYKALEIICKHIEKAETTGSLLSHEQLPSIIKSHGITGFQSDRSEYAYLHFRLCGLLMHQLTTGFFEHLRREFPLQIKLHCLLWSYKRLDVWEKICVEEGKTRYETVLKSEIANPLASKMTLKFLKNEKVVEWISDPRPPKNRQKAATRRLETAIESFILYSYNKFGETFKFPAKFRRILHTSKTVRSVLEVVSDPENAEFLSIKEARKTVEDASGCKIAVKIKNKRIVPKLKDESDASEDGESENSDSEDLIKHSHSIERSAFEERRDEIEKVLQRADPSKIRAKFRKKDEIPEEILLSKELRQQKRAMTRAAEKLERLEAKICSAEFIDDGSGCSYSQVDEDLLEREKKRKRKKSEASEVVIGTDQLDTAEDLQGSKKKKHAEVLEGKDHEDTGCSDSQQVMDPEVCEDLVEKEKKKKRKRKISEASEVVIGMNQMERAEDLQRSKKKKHAEILEGNDHEDSENLKKRSKKKKKRKDHDAEFDAELDLDSENLDEEPKKRKKHC is encoded by the exons GCGACGGTCTTCCCCACCGTCCCGCGTGTACCATCAAAATGCGAGCAATCTcaatgatgacgtcatcgttCATGGAAAATCTTGAGTGGAGCCGCCTGGCTGAGGAGATTAAAGCAAAGCTTCACACGTACGAGACGAACGACGATCTCACAATGCAAAAGGCTCagaaattgctggaaaaaggATACGCCGCCTCACATGTCGCCGAGATTTTAAACGTTTCGAATGGAAAAATGTCGAGTATGGCGTCGAAATTGAGGACTTTGGAGGCTAGGAATGATCCGACCATGATTCATGCTTTTTATG AATCCACTGTCTACTTTGGCCTGAAGCTTAAAAAGTTGCGACGAGCCATCACCACCAACGACGACTATCGTATCGAATCTGTTCGCCGTAAAGTCCGTCTAGAAGAAATCGGACTTCAGCTTCACATTTCCGAGCAAAAATGTAAAGATCTTCTGAAGATAGTCATCGAAACGATTCGAACCAAGTACACAGAAAGCCTAGAAGAAGCCGGCCTGGATGAGGATGAAGCTTGGAGCAAAGCTCTTGCTCTAGTGGACTCTAGGCCACCAATCGAAGAGTCACAACTCTACAAGGCtttggaaattatttgtaAACACATTGAGAAGGCCGAGACCACTGGAAGCTTGCTGAGCCACGAACAACTTCCAAGCAT aattaaaTCCCACGGAATCACTGGATTCCAGAGCGATCGTTCGGAATACGCGTACCTTCATTTTCGGCTTTGTGGACTTTTGATGCATCA actaacTACCGGCTTTTTTGAACACCTTCGCCGAGAATTTCCTCTTCAAATCAAGCTACACTGCCTTCTATGGAGCTACAAACGATTAGATGTTTGGGAGAAAATTTGTGTGGAAGAAG gaaaaactcGGTACGAAACTGTCCTAAAATCCGAGATCGCCAACCCGCTGGCCAGCAAGATgaccttgaaatttttgaaaaatgaaaaagttgtcGAATGGATTTCG GATCCACGACCGCcgaaaaatcgccaaaaagcAGCAACTCGTCGTCTCGAAACTGCCATCGAATCGTTCATTCTCTACTCTTATAACAAATTCGgcgaaactttcaaatttcccgccaaattccGACGAATATTGCATACCTCAAAAACTGTTCGCTCCGTTTTGGAAGTTGTTTCAGATCCTGAAAATGCGGAATTCCTGTCGATTAAAGAGGCAAGAAAGACGGTAGAAGACGCGTCGGGATGCAAAATCGcggtgaaaattaaaaataaaagaattgTGCCTAAATTGAAAGATGAGTCGGATGCTTCTGAAGATGGAGAATCCGAAAATTCTGACAGCGAGGATCTCATCAAGCACTCACATTCAATTGAGAGGAGCGCTTTTGAAGAAAGACGCGACGAGATTGAAAAAGTCCTTCAGAGAGCCGATCCGTCGAAGATTCGAgcaaaattccggaaaaaggACGAAATTCCCGAGGAAATCCTGTTGAGCAAGGAGTTGCGGCAGCAGAAAAGGGCGATGACGAGAGCTGCGGAGAAGCTTGAGAGACTGGAAGCGAAGATCTGCTCGGCAGAGTTTATCGATGATGGGTCTGGATGCTCTTATTCTCAAGTTGACGAGGATCTTTTAGAGAGGGAGAAGAAGCGGAAAAGGAAGAAATCTGAAGCTTCAGAAGTGGTGATCGGAACGGATCAGCTGGACACCGCTGAAGATCTTCAAGGCtccaaaaagaagaagcacgCAGAAGTACTGGAAGGAAAAGATCATGAAGATACTGGATGCTCTGATTCTCAACAAGTCATGGATCCTGAAGTTTGCGAGGATCTCGTagagaaggagaagaaaaagaagcgGAAAAGGAAGATCTCTGAAGCTTCAGAAGTCGTGATCGGAATGAATCAGATGGAGAGAGCTGAAGATCTTCAACGctcgaaaaagaagaagcacgCAGAAATACTGGAAGGAAACGATCATGAAGactctgaaaatctgaaaaaacgctcaaaaaagaagaaaaagcgaAAAGACCACGACGCTGAATTTGATGCGGAACTGGACctggattctgaaaatttggatgaaGAACCaaagaaaaggaagaagcATTGTTAA
- the Y50D4A.1 gene encoding HTH_40 domain-containing protein (Confirmed by transcript evidence), with translation MRAISMMTSSFMENLEWSRLAEEIKAKLHTYETNDDLTMQKAQKLLEKGYAASHVAEILNVSNGKMSSMASKLRTLEARNDPTMIHAFYESTVYFGLKLKKLRRAITTNDDYRIESVRRKVRLEEIGLQLHISEQKCKDLLKIVIETIRTKYTESLEEAGLDEDEAWSKALALVDSRPPIEESQLYKALEIICKHIEKAETTGSLLSHEQLPSIIKSHGITGFQSDRSEYAYLHFRLCGLLMHQLTTGFFEHLRREFPLQIKLHCLLWSYKRLDVWEKICVEEGKTRYETVLKSEIANPLASKMTLKFLKNEKVVEWISDPRPPKNRQKAATRRLETAIESFILYSYNKFGETFKFPAKFRRILHTSKTVRSVLEVVSDPENAEFLSIKEARKTVEDASGCKIAVKIKNKRIVPKLKDESDASEDGESENSDSEDLIKHSHSIERSAFEERRDEIEKVLQRADPSKIRAKFRKKDEIPEEILLSKELRQQKRAMTRAAEKLERLEAKICSAEFIDDGSGCSYSQVDEDLLEREKKRKRKKSEASEVVIGTDQLDTAEDLQGSKKKKHAEVLEGKDHEDTGCSDSQQVMDPEVCEDLVEKEKKKKRKRKISEASEVVIGMNQMERAEDLQRSKKKKHAEILEGNDHEDSENLKKRSKKKKKRKDHDAEFDAELDLDSENLDEEPKKRKKHC, from the exons ATGCGAGCAATCTcaatgatgacgtcatcgttCATGGAAAATCTTGAGTGGAGCCGCCTGGCTGAGGAGATTAAAGCAAAGCTTCACACGTACGAGACGAACGACGATCTCACAATGCAAAAGGCTCagaaattgctggaaaaaggATACGCCGCCTCACATGTCGCCGAGATTTTAAACGTTTCGAATGGAAAAATGTCGAGTATGGCGTCGAAATTGAGGACTTTGGAGGCTAGGAATGATCCGACCATGATTCATGCTTTTTATG AATCCACTGTCTACTTTGGCCTGAAGCTTAAAAAGTTGCGACGAGCCATCACCACCAACGACGACTATCGTATCGAATCTGTTCGCCGTAAAGTCCGTCTAGAAGAAATCGGACTTCAGCTTCACATTTCCGAGCAAAAATGTAAAGATCTTCTGAAGATAGTCATCGAAACGATTCGAACCAAGTACACAGAAAGCCTAGAAGAAGCCGGCCTGGATGAGGATGAAGCTTGGAGCAAAGCTCTTGCTCTAGTGGACTCTAGGCCACCAATCGAAGAGTCACAACTCTACAAGGCtttggaaattatttgtaAACACATTGAGAAGGCCGAGACCACTGGAAGCTTGCTGAGCCACGAACAACTTCCAAGCAT aattaaaTCCCACGGAATCACTGGATTCCAGAGCGATCGTTCGGAATACGCGTACCTTCATTTTCGGCTTTGTGGACTTTTGATGCATCA actaacTACCGGCTTTTTTGAACACCTTCGCCGAGAATTTCCTCTTCAAATCAAGCTACACTGCCTTCTATGGAGCTACAAACGATTAGATGTTTGGGAGAAAATTTGTGTGGAAGAAG gaaaaactcGGTACGAAACTGTCCTAAAATCCGAGATCGCCAACCCGCTGGCCAGCAAGATgaccttgaaatttttgaaaaatgaaaaagttgtcGAATGGATTTCG GATCCACGACCGCcgaaaaatcgccaaaaagcAGCAACTCGTCGTCTCGAAACTGCCATCGAATCGTTCATTCTCTACTCTTATAACAAATTCGgcgaaactttcaaatttcccgccaaattccGACGAATATTGCATACCTCAAAAACTGTTCGCTCCGTTTTGGAAGTTGTTTCAGATCCTGAAAATGCGGAATTCCTGTCGATTAAAGAGGCAAGAAAGACGGTAGAAGACGCGTCGGGATGCAAAATCGcggtgaaaattaaaaataaaagaattgTGCCTAAATTGAAAGATGAGTCGGATGCTTCTGAAGATGGAGAATCCGAAAATTCTGACAGCGAGGATCTCATCAAGCACTCACATTCAATTGAGAGGAGCGCTTTTGAAGAAAGACGCGACGAGATTGAAAAAGTCCTTCAGAGAGCCGATCCGTCGAAGATTCGAgcaaaattccggaaaaaggACGAAATTCCCGAGGAAATCCTGTTGAGCAAGGAGTTGCGGCAGCAGAAAAGGGCGATGACGAGAGCTGCGGAGAAGCTTGAGAGACTGGAAGCGAAGATCTGCTCGGCAGAGTTTATCGATGATGGGTCTGGATGCTCTTATTCTCAAGTTGACGAGGATCTTTTAGAGAGGGAGAAGAAGCGGAAAAGGAAGAAATCTGAAGCTTCAGAAGTGGTGATCGGAACGGATCAGCTGGACACCGCTGAAGATCTTCAAGGCtccaaaaagaagaagcacgCAGAAGTACTGGAAGGAAAAGATCATGAAGATACTGGATGCTCTGATTCTCAACAAGTCATGGATCCTGAAGTTTGCGAGGATCTCGTagagaaggagaagaaaaagaagcgGAAAAGGAAGATCTCTGAAGCTTCAGAAGTCGTGATCGGAATGAATCAGATGGAGAGAGCTGAAGATCTTCAACGctcgaaaaagaagaagcacgCAGAAATACTGGAAGGAAACGATCATGAAGactctgaaaatctgaaaaaacgctcaaaaaagaagaaaaagcgaAAAGACCACGACGCTGAATTTGATGCGGAACTGGACctggattctgaaaatttggatgaaGAACCaaagaaaaggaagaagcATTGTTAA
- the Y50D4A.1 gene encoding HTH myb-type domain-containing protein (Confirmed by transcript evidence): protein MHQLTTGFFEHLRREFPLQIKLHCLLWSYKRLDVWEKICVEEGKTRYETVLKSEIANPLASKMTLKFLKNEKVVEWISDPRPPKNRQKAATRRLETAIESFILYSYNKFGETFKFPAKFRRILHTSKTVRSVLEVVSDPENAEFLSIKEARKTVEDASGCKIAVKIKNKRIVPKLKDESDASEDGESENSDSEDLIKHSHSIERSAFEERRDEIEKVLQRADPSKIRAKFRKKDEIPEEILLSKELRQQKRAMTRAAEKLERLEAKICSAEFIDDGSGCSYSQVDEDLLEREKKRKRKKSEASEVVIGTDQLDTAEDLQGSKKKKHAEVLEGKDHEDTGCSDSQQVMDPEVCEDLVEKEKKKKRKRKISEASEVVIGMNQMERAEDLQRSKKKKHAEILEGNDHEDSENLKKRSKKKKKRKDHDAEFDAELDLDSENLDEEPKKRKKHC from the exons ATGCATCA actaacTACCGGCTTTTTTGAACACCTTCGCCGAGAATTTCCTCTTCAAATCAAGCTACACTGCCTTCTATGGAGCTACAAACGATTAGATGTTTGGGAGAAAATTTGTGTGGAAGAAG gaaaaactcGGTACGAAACTGTCCTAAAATCCGAGATCGCCAACCCGCTGGCCAGCAAGATgaccttgaaatttttgaaaaatgaaaaagttgtcGAATGGATTTCG GATCCACGACCGCcgaaaaatcgccaaaaagcAGCAACTCGTCGTCTCGAAACTGCCATCGAATCGTTCATTCTCTACTCTTATAACAAATTCGgcgaaactttcaaatttcccgccaaattccGACGAATATTGCATACCTCAAAAACTGTTCGCTCCGTTTTGGAAGTTGTTTCAGATCCTGAAAATGCGGAATTCCTGTCGATTAAAGAGGCAAGAAAGACGGTAGAAGACGCGTCGGGATGCAAAATCGcggtgaaaattaaaaataaaagaattgTGCCTAAATTGAAAGATGAGTCGGATGCTTCTGAAGATGGAGAATCCGAAAATTCTGACAGCGAGGATCTCATCAAGCACTCACATTCAATTGAGAGGAGCGCTTTTGAAGAAAGACGCGACGAGATTGAAAAAGTCCTTCAGAGAGCCGATCCGTCGAAGATTCGAgcaaaattccggaaaaaggACGAAATTCCCGAGGAAATCCTGTTGAGCAAGGAGTTGCGGCAGCAGAAAAGGGCGATGACGAGAGCTGCGGAGAAGCTTGAGAGACTGGAAGCGAAGATCTGCTCGGCAGAGTTTATCGATGATGGGTCTGGATGCTCTTATTCTCAAGTTGACGAGGATCTTTTAGAGAGGGAGAAGAAGCGGAAAAGGAAGAAATCTGAAGCTTCAGAAGTGGTGATCGGAACGGATCAGCTGGACACCGCTGAAGATCTTCAAGGCtccaaaaagaagaagcacgCAGAAGTACTGGAAGGAAAAGATCATGAAGATACTGGATGCTCTGATTCTCAACAAGTCATGGATCCTGAAGTTTGCGAGGATCTCGTagagaaggagaagaaaaagaagcgGAAAAGGAAGATCTCTGAAGCTTCAGAAGTCGTGATCGGAATGAATCAGATGGAGAGAGCTGAAGATCTTCAACGctcgaaaaagaagaagcacgCAGAAATACTGGAAGGAAACGATCATGAAGactctgaaaatctgaaaaaacgctcaaaaaagaagaaaaagcgaAAAGACCACGACGCTGAATTTGATGCGGAACTGGACctggattctgaaaatttggatgaaGAACCaaagaaaaggaagaagcATTGTTAA
- the Y50D4A.10 gene encoding Plectrovirus-related protein (Confirmed by transcript evidence) — MWSPWLIVIYTLMCLVVIFFLLSIVYFINADRKRRKLIEDSIVNHQKATEV, encoded by the exons atgtggTCACCGTGGCTAATCGTGATCTACACATTGATGTGCCTTGTTGTCATTTTCTTCCTTCTCTCCATTGTCTACTTTATCAATGCAGATCGGAAGCGACGGAAGTTGATTGAAG attcaatcGTCAATCATCAGAAGGCTACGGAGGTTTGA